From the genome of Triticum aestivum cultivar Chinese Spring chromosome 3B, IWGSC CS RefSeq v2.1, whole genome shotgun sequence, one region includes:
- the LOC123069975 gene encoding vegetative cell wall protein gp1 has protein sequence MEKVRSMKSGLTEAFNSPPELSCLHSSLTSPNSSRRFLLAPSPTSTRAPSPTHASSLTAAVFPPPPPGASFPAAVALPPPHPHHRRHPRSPAPPSPRQPPQISTTATAAPRLLHPRRSSTSPAAKAPPPKAPLSSSPDARDPPGAARASSLLRFPAAGESSATLPRHQRAIRPGPVPSRNPGPPFLLPPSGLPSARGRAPLSSCPAAVGEDFRC, from the exons ATGGAGAAGGTTCGTTCCATGAAAAGCGGGCTCACCGAAGCCTTCAACAGCCCTCCCGAACTTTCCTGTTTGCACTCGTCTCTAACCTCCCCCAATTCCAGCCGCCGCTTCCTCCTGGCCCCATCACCAACCTCCACCCGTGCCCCGTCGCCGACACACGCTTCCTCCCTCACCGCCGCGGTGTTTCCTCCCCCGCCGCCCGGTGCTTCCTTCCCCGCCGCTGTGGCCCTTCCTCCCCCGCACCCCCACCATCGCCGGCATCCTCGCTCCCCTGCTCCACCATCGCCGCGGCAACCTCCCCAGATCTCTACAACCGCCACAGCCGCACCCCGCCTCCTCCACCCTCGCCGTAGTTCCACCTCCCCAGCCGCCAAAGCGCCACCTCCCAAGGCGCCTCTCTCCTCCAGCCCTGACGCGCGCGACCCACCGGGCGCCGCACGTGCATCTTCGCTGCTCCGCTTCCCGGCTGCCGGCGAGTCATCCGCCACGCTCCCCCGACACCAGCGAGCCATCCGCCCCGGCCCGGTCCCCAGTCGAAACCCAGGACCCCCGTTTCTCCTCCCTCCATCCGGCCTTCCGTCTGCTCGTGGCCGGGCGCCTCTGTCCTCCTGTCCGGCTGCTGTAG GG